attcagataaaaaagcaatataaatcgctattaaaatgcaaaaaaaataactttcataAAAGAATACGCAAACAAATTATCGATTCACTCAATACAAAGGATAGCAAAACGTTTTGGATGAAGTTGAAGACAAAACAGAAATTATCTTGCGAACTTTCTATTAATCaatgttatattcattttaagaacCTATTTAAAAACGATGAGTCTATTGGTAGCGCTGAGTTGCCAAAAATCACAGAATGCCAACAGAATGAAGACGATGATTATTTAGACCACGACATAACGttggatgaaataaaaaaagcatttaattCTCAAAATAGTGGAAAAGCTCCCGGCATTGATGGaatgaattttgaatttttgCTAAACGCCCCCAacattatttttgatattttaaaaattctttttaacGCCATATTTTTAGTTGAAAAATTTCCCAAACAATGGGCAACAAGCTTAAtcgttccaatttttaaaaatggagaTAAAAACAAACCTGAAAATTATAGAGGTATTTCTTTAATTCCAATCCtaggaaaaatatttttaaatattcttaattCTAGGTTAACACAATTTACAAATAGTAAAAAGTTAATTCATGAGGAACAAGCAGGCTTTCGTAAGGGATATAGAACGAcagataatatattcattttagatACCCTCATCTCTAAATACTTAGATAAAAAGCGGGGTaggatttttgtttgttttgttgatcTTAAACGTGCCTTTGACTCTATAAATCATACACTTTTACTACATAAGTTGAAATGTATCGGTGTTTCAGGCAGAATGTTACACATAATAAATTCCTTATACCAAAACTTATCTGCTCATGTTAAAATTGGCAACAAACTTAGTCCATCTTTTAATTGTTCGATTGGAGTACAACAAGGTTCTCCGTTGTCGTCTTTActctttaatatttacattaatgattTGAGTGGTATACTTAATCAGGTAAACGATTTCATTCAAATTGGAGATTGTCATATGAATCATCTTCTTTATGCAGATGACTTAGTGCTTGTTAGTGATACGGTGAAAGGTctccaaaaattaataaataaacttgaacTTTATTGTGATACTTGGAAACTTACTGTAAACACTACAAAATCCAAaattatggtttttaaaaatggccgcaaTTTAAGGAACATTGAAAAATGgaagtataaaaatattcaattaaaaattgttaattcgTATAATTATCTTGGTGTTATTTTTAGTTCAAATGGTGCATGGAACAACTCAATGcaacataatcaacaaaaagcaAATCAAAGTTTATTCTGCTTAAAATCATTCATTTATCGTAACTTATCTTTTCTTCCAATTAATACATGGAACCATATCTTTGATGTGAAAATACTTCCTATTTTAACGTATGGAAGCGAAATCTGGGGAATGTCAGATAGCACAAACATTATAGAAAAAACACATACTAAATTTTGTAGATATTTATTGCAAGTTGGAAAAAATGCACCAAATGCCGCGGTTACTTCTGAGTTAGGTAGATTACCACTTTCTGTGGattgtttagttacagttataaGATTTTGGTTACACATTATTACTTTAGATCATGACAGATTCATTTTTAAGTGTTATGAGTTTCAACTTAGAAAAGTTAACCGTAATGAGAATTGTTGGGCACAACAGGTTAAACACTTACTCTTTTCTACTGGTTTTGGTTATATATGGTTACAACAATATGTTAATAGTAAAGGTTTATTTTTGAGAGAATTTAAGTTGCGCTTAtgtgatattgaaaaacaaaaatgcattcaaaaatttagtttacataataagttaaggctcttttctctttataaaaaagaaatatgtttaagtTATCACTTGACcaacatcattaattttaaacaaagaagatTATTAACTAAGTTACGTTTAGGGATATTAGAGCTAGAAATTGAAAAGGGCAGATGGGAGGGTGTAGAAAGATATAAGAGAacgtgtaaattatgtaaaaagaacattgttgaggatgaatatcattttattttgcaatgcacattttacaatgatttaagaaaaagttttattccaagatttattcgtgtttttccttctattaataagctttgtttattactttccaacacaaattttacttataatttaggaaaatacgtctactttgcttttgaaagaagaaaccattatcttaagttatagttttttttttttttatttgtttgtattagggCCAAAGGCCAATATACTTTGAACCAATAAATTCCCTGAAAAGGGAAAGAAGAAGAActcgtttaaatttaatttaaaaaaacacattttatcgtaattgtctaattgaatttgttttagataattgttttaaatttaaaagtatatagtagATTCGTATTAGTTAagtatagttttatatattttgtcatttttaagagGGCCCCTGGATATCAGATGACGGAAGGAAGGattaccctctataaataaagttgaaataaaataaaataaataaataaatagaaatcgTAGCTCCGTCAACAAATTTACCAAATACTTGATGTACGCATGCGTTCGGTAATCGAACGCGCAAACGGTTAACGCGCGCTGAAAATTATATTAACGTTTTGACAAATTGAGTGTATGGCGTGCTTCTGACGACGACCGTACGAATTTACTTTCcgaaaattgtttaaaattgtaaaacaaCCGTAAAACAACGCATTTACAGAGATTGAGATGGAGACGTCTAGCATCCATACTTTATTAACGTACGGTAAAGTTTGATAAAatgtttcaataaaataatataggcTAATAAGAATCACTTGATGGACATGACATGAGTTTAGAGTATAATATAACGGAGAGAGGCAGCACGGTCTGTCTGTGTGAAGAAGACCGATCTGCCGATCCGTCGTGGTCGTCTCCCGGGTTGTTGTGTTGTTGCTTCTCCGGCTGTGCGCGCGGCGAATGGTACGTGGTGCGTACACGTAGCCTACGTGTGTTCCACACTGAAATACCGGTATCCCACATTCAATTGTCCAAAACTAGGCAACTTCTATCTCTCCATACAATATCATTTTAACAGCATTACTTTCTTTCTCCTCCCCATCCATCCTGAATAATTTTCACTCGCGGGTTTGAATGATTATACGTAGCCTAGTGTTGCTTCTAAACCTAtccaattaataataaaaatctacCAACTAGAATTTATAAGCCTAGGCTATCCTATACTgtttactgtataaatattatataattaaatccTACTTCTTCATAATGTATAATGCTTCATTCAGCGTTTTAGTTTAAAGTAGCTTATTTTCGTCTTCATGATGACGGACTTTAAGCAGATATTAAAATGTTTGCCATGAGCAATCATTGCTTCTGATACCAACGTCTTGTTGTAATTGTATACTTTATAAGCACAGTTATACCAATCCATCGTATTTCAGTAGGCCTAGTTGTGAGGATACGACAGCCAACACCAGCTacaaaataataggcctaactgCAGATGAGCCAATAACACCTCCCAAGAGGAAATCCCGTCGATTTGATCCGGGTTTGGACATTGCTCTGCTTCAACTGGTTTTCGATAATTGGCCCAttataaatgtcaaaatatggGAAGCGATTGCAATGAAGCTTGGACCTGTTACCCCTCGTGGATGCAAAGACAGATTTCGCAAACTCCTGGCTGCGTTCAAAGCCAATGACATTGGGTCATTAAGAGGGTACGTATAGAAAATTACTTTTTGTTCACACGTACCGTACCAACATGATCATGATCAGGAAATAGTAAAATTGTACTCTTCCCTGATCATGACCAACATCATTCACCATGCTATTCTATTATCACCGCAACAACCAATTCTCACTCTCTAAATTCTCCAAAATTATATTACCGTATATCACATATTTAGTGCAGGGACTATCGAAGAGTATAAAGAAAGAGAAAGGCTATTAGTAGAGGTTGGAAGACTTGAGATTGACCAGGCAAGGGAAGGATTTGTATTGCCTGACAAAGTTGCGCCTAGACCTAATGTTAAAGAGAAGTCAGTAATAAAAGAACCTCAAAAAGACTCGAATTCAGACAAGCAAGGTAAGAATAATGTCATGGTTAATCGatcggggggggggggcatccatatttaagcttggttcctactagaacgCAATTAAGGACGTAAACCGCAACGCAAGAGAATTGACAAATTAAAAGCGATTGCTTATTCGAACTGTTGctttggtcaactcgcttgcgttgcggcttacgtacttacgttgcatcctagtggaaCGAGCTTAAATAGGGGCCTTGTGCGAAAGGAACAAGTGCACCAACAAACCCTAATTCAGGCTGCGTTGTGGAGTCCCAAAGGAGTCTCCTTATACAGGTTGAGTTTCAACAATGTCTTACGATATCATCACGTACGATtcgttatattttatataccggTACaccattacattttattttattagatgACAACACTGAACAGTGTGTACTTACTACAGCAGCAGAGAAAAGAAATCGTGTTCTTGTTGAGTATGTGGAATACTTAAAGATAAAGGCTGAGAGAGAATTTGCACTCAATATAGAAAAAACGGCCATTGAAAGAGAAAGATTCGAACTTGAAAGAAAAGAGAGAGAGGCGATGATCGCACATGATGCTAATATAATGAAACTCTTACTTCAAACGTTGTAACCATGAggtcatgatgatgatgttagAATGTTAAACCTACTAGGTGGAAgtagcataggcctatattacaaTACTATATGTTACTTAGTTGAGTTTTTTGGAAATGCTATTGCTTTCCACACTACGCTGAGACACAACGCAAAGAAGCGCGCGTAAGCGTAACGCAAgctgaccaatgacaagcgagagttagaataatccatcacttgttaTTGGTCACATTAAGTCCTTGCGATGCGCCTTCGCCATAGTGAGAACTAGTTTGTCGACGTTAACAtgcttttgtattttattttcaatgttacTTTTACTTACTACAGTAATCAATAAAGTCTCTCTCTCGGTTGTTAagtgaatttatttactttcacGGTAGTGCAGTCAAACTGAAACTAAACAGAAATGTATGTCTTCAGatgtattaaatatataaacctATGGAACTAAATCATTGAACCAGACACGCAATAAAATAATGAACCCTAAAGATTTGtcccacaaaaacataaaaatgaagattaatcaggcattttgcagttttaataaagttattcacttcagTAGGAAAAAACGAACAAAAGTAATAAACGGTTCAATTCAACTAGTTTTTACTTTGATATAGTTTTTTCAGGAAAGTAGAAAgtgttttttttcgatccactgaatttttggtcaaagcatggagatacctccatggtcaaagtaaataaatattatgtgacattaaaattgcatatgcaaaaaaaaagacattttcaaaacaaaaacaaatttcaggGGGACAATGTTATTATACAAAAGCAACTGTTGTGATTTTAGGTTGGTGCTGGAATGGCCTGATAATTAAGGCTACTAGGCTTACCTTAACAGTCCCGCTTGTCCTAAATCACACAAGTATCCGAAAGCAGcaaatccaaatatattggtCAAGTTCGTTATGTCCGTCTCTCTTCAGTTCCTGCTTCGAATAGACCGGTCGGTTCGGGCGGCGTCGAGGTCCCACGTTAACATTTGCATACCCCCTGTATGCAAATCAAGCTACCGGGGCGACGCCCTCGTTCGGTCGGAGGGGTGGTCTGTTTACCCAGCGGGCGCCGTTCACAACACTCCTCCCGTGTTTGAAAAGCGGGCACCCCGTCCTGGATCCACCTCGGAGGTGAACCGGGTGATTTTCGTACGTGAAAAATACCCGATACCCGTAGCTATGTAGACCGCTTCTAACGATCCCTTCAGGTAGTCACTGGCCGTGGGACATGCCTGTAGCACCGTCCTCCGCTTCCCTGGATACCTGAAagatataaatgaaaataaatgtaaaacagaACCATGTTCTTTTGAAACGGACAATTTCTGGAAAAACTGAAAACTTCTGGTTGTGGGTGAGCCAGGGGCTCAAAGGAGATCTCGACCATTCTTCCATGTCCGATCAATGACCTGCATGGGGCTCCGGTCGAGCACCTGTCCCACGGCGACGGCGGTCGCCGCCCACAACAGATGAGGTGCTCCGACTGGGTATCCGGCAGGAGGATAGTCCGGTCCGTTGGACCCCATCAGCAATCGCCGATCTTCATTGGTAGCGATGAAACGCAGGCCCTTGCGTTGATCGGCCGTAAAGCCAGTCACTCGGCTGGTCACGCTAAAGTATGTCCTGGGGAAATGTCGGAGGTAGGCGATTGCTACGGCTTCCGTGGAAGCGTAGTCTGCCAGAAGCAGCCGCTGTTCCTTCAACACACAACTCAGACGTAGGATGTCCAAGACGCGATAGTAGCACTCCTCCCCAGTGACATCGCCTTGAACTCCAGAGACTTCAAGACACAGGATGCGGTGGTGGCGGCCGTCCAAGCAACGACCCAACACCTTCTTTAGCAGCTGATCTTGTCTCGGCCAATCCGTAGGCGGGGCCGAATGGTCCAACCCCACTCTCCCGATTACTCGAACATCTCGAGTTCGGGCTAAGGCCAGAAGCCTATCGAATTGGACCGTTGTCGGCGAGTAGCCAGGAGCCACTCCCAAGCCCACCGCACAGCCGTTCCTCGCCAGTCCGCCAATCTCCCGCTCGGTGGGTAAGTGGTTGGATTGACAAACAGGGCAATCCCGCCTACCACTTCCACAGGTTGTGTTCCACTTCTCACCCGCACCGCTCGCTCCACGTCCCAGAGGTCCCCTCGTCGGGAGAGTTGCAGGTCCCTCTGCAACCGGTCCAGATGGAAACAGGCGTCAAACACTTTGGGCGCCGAACCAAGCGAGGCCGATGTACCCTGCACAATCGGTGGCGCCGCCACTGATCTACCATCCTTCGGTGCCGGGGCATCGCGCTTGGTCGGTCGCTCTCCATGTTCGCCACCTGCCGCTTTCCTCTTCGTCGACTTTTTGGCGGTCTGGTCCACTGCCGGCTCCTCCTCCTCAGCCCGACGACCACACTCCTTCACCAGCTCTTCACCAAAAGAAGCGATGAGAGCAATCGCACAGCGCCAGTGTATGAGAGCCGACGGGTGTCCTGCCTTTACCAAGGCCCTCCGCTGCCAAGCTGGTGAGTGCCCGCCACTGCACTCGTGCCCTCCGCCAAGAACTTTGTTCCCGTGGTCGAAAACATGCCGGGGCATGCATCTTCGTGACGTGGACCCGCATGTTGCTCACTGGACCACATCCCAGATGGCATTTTGGTTTCTGCTTGGCTGGGGTGCTCGCCACCGGGCAAGCCCCTCTCGTATCCCCAGCCACTGCTTGCTCTTTCGGGGTCATCAGATGGAAGATTGGTTTCCCCTTGGCCGGGGTGGTCGCCGCCGGGCAAGCCCCTCCCGTATCCCCAGCCACCGCTTCCCCTTTCGGGGTCGGTTCCTCCTGTGCACCCGGACTAGCCAGGAGCACATCTTCCTCCATCTCGGAAATGTCCGTCTCACTTCCGTCAGCGAACGGTAACTGATCCATATCTGAGGGAGAAGAGAAGGTAAACGTGAGTACTTAATTGTTAACTGAGGACTTGCAGTCCGCACATCGATATAAGTCGATGTCCAAGGCCTCAGCTGGTGCAATATTCACACATGCACCGTGGTACCACACCTCGCAATAGTCACATTGTATCATAAATGAGCCGTCCCAGGGCTGGCGACATAGACAATACAACGGTCCCGCATCCGGATCTGTAGGTGAAGAAAGAGAAGGTAAGTTAAAATCAGCCAGCCATTTAGGAAGCTGTCGATCCCGACAGGGCTTCAACTTGTCATGATTTAAAACCACCGTCTTGTTTCTCAGCTGCACCTGAAATAAACAAGAACTAATAACCTTAGTAATAATACCGGGCCTCTTCCAGGGGGGACACAATTTCTTGCACTTCCCCCGAGGGGTAGCGTTGTCAAGAACGTAGACTTTGTCCCCACATTGGTATGGACGTTCCAGCACTCGAAGATCATAGTCCCGTTTCATTCTCTTCTGAGTCTGCTTCAGCGTTTCCCTAGCGATGCCATGGGCATCACGGATCGCTTTTACCAAATCTGCAACGTAGGTGGCGGCTTCCTGCTCATCGGTGGACCGGCATTCTCCGAACATGAGATCAGCTGGTAAATTAACCTCTAGGCCCAGCATCAGCATGTTCGGAGTAAAACCAGTCGAGCGGTTCACCGTGGCGCGTAGTGCACCAGCAATCTGCGGTAGATAGACATCCCAGTCTCGCTGTCTCTTCCCCACGAAGCATCGTACAGCATCCATTAGTGTGCGATTAAATCGCTCTACTTGACCATTAGCCGCCGGTCGGTAGCTTGTCGTTCGGGTCTTGTGGATCTGTAACACTTTACATAAAGATGCAAACAATTCACTTTCAAAATTCCTCCCCTGGTCTGAGTGTAACTGAAAAGGTACACCGAACCTAGAGAAAAAGTCCCTTACTAGGGC
The window above is part of the Antedon mediterranea chromosome 10, ecAntMedi1.1, whole genome shotgun sequence genome. Proteins encoded here:
- the LOC140059814 gene encoding uncharacterized protein isoform X1; the encoded protein is METSSIHTLLTRPSCEDTTANTSYKIIGLTADEPITPPKRKSRRFDPGLDIALLQLVFDNWPIINVKIWEAIAMKLGPVTPRGCKDRFRKLLAAFKANDIGSLRGAGTIEEYKERERLLVEVGRLEIDQAREGFVLPDKVAPRPNVKEKSVIKEPQKDSNSDKQDDNTEQCVLTTAAEKRNRVLVEYVEYLKIKAEREFALNIEKTAIERERFELERKEREAMIAHDANIMKLLLQTL
- the LOC140059814 gene encoding uncharacterized protein isoform X2, with protein sequence METSSIHTLLTPSCEDTTANTSYKIIGLTADEPITPPKRKSRRFDPGLDIALLQLVFDNWPIINVKIWEAIAMKLGPVTPRGCKDRFRKLLAAFKANDIGSLRGAGTIEEYKERERLLVEVGRLEIDQAREGFVLPDKVAPRPNVKEKSVIKEPQKDSNSDKQDDNTEQCVLTTAAEKRNRVLVEYVEYLKIKAEREFALNIEKTAIERERFELERKEREAMIAHDANIMKLLLQTL